The Chryseobacterium tructae genome has a window encoding:
- a CDS encoding DUF4274 domain-containing protein: MNPLVHQIIYEEETLNTRLKLLHKIEDPLLLWELMSHYNWDDGFVIPLEVVKHNQCDLGLAMMLFWEFEEAKMYYEDPASIVSNYDNTEESTYKSQYCKTLINGIRKGLYLSGVNKYDTGFLGEKMPIEDERKQKMRALKTKRALETYESVFLSPVF, encoded by the coding sequence ATGAATCCGTTAGTACATCAAATTATCTATGAGGAAGAAACTTTGAATACCCGTTTAAAGTTGCTCCACAAGATTGAAGACCCTTTACTACTTTGGGAACTGATGAGCCATTACAATTGGGATGATGGTTTTGTGATTCCTCTTGAAGTTGTAAAACATAATCAATGCGACCTGGGATTGGCTATGATGCTGTTCTGGGAGTTTGAAGAAGCAAAAATGTATTATGAAGATCCCGCATCAATTGTTAGTAACTATGATAATACAGAAGAAAGCACTTATAAAAGTCAGTATTGCAAAACGTTGATCAATGGCATTCGCAAAGGATTATATCTATCTGGAGTTAATAAATATGATACAGGATTTCTAGGTGAAAAAATGCCAATTGAGGATGAACGTAAGCAAAAGATGAGAGCACTAAAAACGAAACGCGCCTTAGAGACTTATGAGAGTGTTTTTTTAAGTCCGGTTTTTTAA
- the greA gene encoding transcription elongation factor GreA, producing MASYVTKEGLEKMKAELEQLETVERPKITQQIAEARDKGDLSENAEYDAAKEAQGMLEMRISKLKDVISTSKIIDESQLDTSKVSILTTVKLKNNATKQEQVFTLVPDNESDLKSGKISVNTPIAKGLLGKVKGETAEITLPNGNKLSFEVLDISL from the coding sequence ATGGCAAGCTATGTAACAAAGGAGGGCCTTGAGAAAATGAAAGCTGAGCTGGAACAGTTGGAAACTGTGGAAAGACCAAAAATTACTCAGCAGATCGCAGAAGCTAGAGACAAAGGAGATTTGTCTGAAAATGCAGAATATGATGCGGCTAAAGAGGCTCAGGGGATGCTTGAAATGAGAATTTCTAAGCTGAAAGACGTTATCTCAACTTCTAAAATTATAGACGAAAGCCAATTAGATACTTCAAAAGTTTCTATCTTAACTACAGTGAAGCTTAAGAATAATGCAACGAAGCAGGAACAGGTATTTACATTGGTACCAGATAACGAAAGCGACCTTAAATCAGGAAAGATTTCTGTAAATACTCCTATCGCTAAGGGGCTACTAGGTAAAGTTAAAGGTGAAACCGCTGAAATTACTTTACCGAACGGAAACAAACTTTCTTTTGAAGTATTAGACATTTCTCTATAG
- a CDS encoding HIT family protein, translating to MSTIFTKIINGEIPSYKIAEDENFIAFLDAMPLVKGHTLVVPKKEVDLIFDLESEEYKNLWGFAQEVAKKIKTAIPCVRVGVAVVGLEVPHAHIHLIPLNKMEDMNFRNERLKLTNEEYTEIQNSIINS from the coding sequence ATGAGCACTATATTCACAAAAATCATCAACGGAGAAATTCCCTCATATAAAATTGCAGAGGATGAAAACTTTATTGCATTCCTCGACGCAATGCCTTTGGTGAAAGGACATACTTTGGTAGTTCCTAAAAAAGAAGTGGATTTGATTTTTGATCTTGAAAGTGAAGAATACAAAAACCTTTGGGGATTTGCCCAAGAGGTAGCGAAGAAGATCAAAACTGCAATTCCATGTGTAAGAGTAGGAGTGGCGGTTGTAGGACTTGAAGTTCCTCATGCACACATTCATCTTATTCCTTTAAATAAAATGGAAGACATGAATTTCAGAAATGAAAGACTAAAATTAACGAACGAAGAATATACAGAGATTCAAAACTCAATTATTAATTCTTAA
- the clpX gene encoding ATP-dependent Clp protease ATP-binding subunit ClpX, whose translation MNPNQCSFCGRKRNEVQMLISGQNGFICENCIEQAHVIVKDSASKSEHSPANNMEDLKKPKEIKVFLDQYVIGQDQAKKQLSVAVYNHYKRLLHAQDENREVELEKSNIIMIGETGTGKTLLAKTIARELNVPFCIVDATILTEAGYVGEDVESILSRLLMVADYDVEKAEKGIVFIDEIDKIARKSDNPSITRDVSGEGVQQGLLKLLEGSIVNVPPQGGRKHPDQKYIQVNTQNILFIAGGAFDGIKEIIERRMNKQAIGFSSEKINKTDEEEYVLTNINAIDLRSFGLIPELLGRFPIITYLDKLTKETLVRIMKEPKNSIVNQFVELFKMDGTDLVITDGAIEKIVEETIEKGLGARGLRGTTEKVLEDYMFSIGEEKKIVLTEDNILINR comes from the coding sequence ATGAATCCAAACCAATGTTCTTTCTGCGGAAGAAAAAGAAATGAAGTACAGATGCTGATTTCTGGGCAGAACGGTTTTATTTGTGAAAATTGTATAGAGCAAGCACACGTTATAGTAAAAGACAGTGCTTCTAAGTCAGAACATTCACCTGCAAATAATATGGAAGATCTTAAAAAGCCAAAAGAGATCAAAGTATTTCTTGATCAGTACGTAATCGGACAGGATCAGGCTAAAAAACAGCTTTCCGTTGCGGTGTACAACCATTATAAAAGATTACTTCATGCTCAGGACGAAAACAGAGAAGTAGAGCTCGAGAAGTCAAATATTATTATGATAGGGGAGACCGGTACAGGAAAAACCCTATTGGCAAAAACCATTGCAAGAGAACTTAATGTTCCTTTCTGTATTGTAGATGCTACTATTTTAACAGAAGCAGGATATGTAGGGGAAGATGTTGAAAGTATTCTTTCAAGACTCTTGATGGTAGCAGACTATGATGTGGAAAAAGCTGAAAAAGGAATTGTCTTTATTGATGAGATCGATAAGATTGCAAGAAAATCAGACAATCCAAGTATTACAAGAGACGTATCCGGTGAAGGAGTACAACAGGGATTATTAAAGCTGTTGGAGGGAAGTATTGTAAATGTACCCCCACAAGGAGGAAGAAAGCACCCTGATCAGAAGTATATTCAGGTGAATACTCAAAATATTCTGTTTATTGCAGGAGGAGCTTTTGATGGAATCAAAGAAATCATCGAAAGAAGAATGAATAAGCAGGCTATTGGTTTCAGTTCTGAAAAAATCAATAAGACTGATGAAGAGGAATATGTATTAACAAATATTAATGCAATCGATTTGAGATCTTTCGGATTAATTCCCGAACTTTTAGGAAGATTTCCAATCATCACTTATCTCGATAAACTCACAAAAGAGACGTTAGTAAGAATTATGAAAGAGCCTAAAAATTCAATTGTGAACCAATTTGTGGAGCTTTTCAAAATGGATGGCACGGATTTGGTAATTACAGACGGTGCAATCGAAAAAATTGTAGAGGAAACGATCGAAAAAGGATTAGGAGCGAGAGGTCTGAGAGGGACTACAGAGAAGGTCTTGGAAGACTATATGTTTTCAATCGGAGAGGAGAAAAAGATTGTATTAACGGAAGATAATATTTTGATTAATAGATAA
- a CDS encoding T9SS C-terminal target domain-containing protein, translating into MRKSLFAIGLLAISYSVQAQILCHVDTGANMYVSEGTLVYSGGGVQTKDTGVLDVHGNVMIVGSGTDAFKTIDALGADKTTSGDNIVLRLNTPATYAASTYGQLYINGLTQSNITGIVTKEYLTDKQGNGNYFQQIALPFYGKAYSSLSTELGKTFGTVRNIQNPGNINNDLILQWNNTQAKSDHITDLSSTTSNGPAYYMLGSRNNNLNLNTPVSGSVNKISGRPYATFAAVNLQNGGNIYFGPGGNAANSYGEAYNSYLQDQFDLPNGEWNPTYGKNIYQFGNPFLTNLDLSKIGYIENGTITDGNNVSNIMGIEYTSGSVVTQPNGYTFTTGALKQTFNLDGTPVGDIGLIIKPMQPFIIKLRDNSAQTLDFSTLRRFKDVVRANGTDYNVNAAKTAGKANKIAGLSVKQLGVIGLDANGNELGRAYYVVSATATTGHQNSIATTVQAAASSSNLIGTFEELTTGGYDPNYNAKYWLYINEANEKDFLGKDLLLWNFDFSKPDKKIVSYKFEIRENAEMVPAGTHKLSSGVGFFYKASNGSVQEAKQGDVIPVSSKSYNLYYGEPNKGTLATKETATTLSRTTVVYNPAISNYIVRFDPDWKKQILRFMI; encoded by the coding sequence ATGAGAAAAAGTTTATTTGCTATAGGTCTTTTAGCAATCAGTTATTCTGTTCAGGCGCAGATATTATGTCACGTAGACACTGGTGCTAATATGTATGTGAGCGAAGGCACCCTAGTGTATAGTGGTGGCGGTGTACAGACAAAAGATACTGGTGTTCTGGATGTACATGGAAATGTCATGATTGTAGGATCAGGTACAGATGCTTTTAAAACAATTGATGCATTAGGTGCAGATAAAACCACTAGTGGAGATAATATTGTTTTAAGGCTAAATACCCCTGCTACTTATGCCGCTTCTACGTACGGTCAATTGTACATTAATGGACTCACTCAGTCCAACATTACAGGTATTGTAACTAAAGAATACCTGACAGACAAACAAGGTAACGGCAATTATTTCCAACAAATTGCACTTCCCTTCTACGGTAAAGCTTACAGTTCATTATCAACTGAATTAGGAAAAACATTCGGTACTGTAAGAAATATTCAGAATCCTGGTAATATAAACAATGATCTTATTTTGCAATGGAATAATACCCAGGCTAAATCTGATCATATTACTGATTTGTCAAGCACAACCAGTAATGGCCCGGCTTATTATATGTTAGGTTCTAGAAATAACAACCTAAATCTTAATACGCCTGTTTCAGGTTCAGTGAATAAGATAAGCGGTAGACCATATGCTACCTTTGCTGCTGTGAATTTACAAAATGGAGGAAATATATATTTCGGTCCTGGCGGTAACGCAGCAAACAGTTACGGTGAAGCTTATAACTCTTATCTTCAGGATCAGTTTGATCTTCCTAACGGAGAATGGAATCCAACTTATGGTAAAAATATTTACCAGTTTGGTAACCCGTTCCTGACAAACCTGGATCTTTCTAAGATTGGTTATATTGAAAACGGAACGATTACTGACGGTAATAATGTTTCCAATATCATGGGGATTGAGTATACATCCGGTTCAGTGGTAACGCAGCCTAATGGGTATACTTTTACGACGGGTGCATTAAAGCAGACTTTTAATTTAGATGGAACTCCTGTTGGAGATATTGGATTAATTATCAAACCAATGCAGCCATTTATTATTAAGCTTAGAGATAATAGTGCTCAAACTTTGGATTTCAGTACCCTTAGAAGATTTAAGGATGTAGTGAGAGCAAATGGGACAGACTATAATGTAAATGCAGCTAAAACAGCTGGAAAAGCTAATAAAATTGCTGGATTAAGTGTTAAGCAATTAGGTGTTATTGGTCTTGATGCTAATGGCAATGAGCTTGGAAGAGCTTATTATGTAGTTTCTGCTACAGCCACTACAGGTCACCAGAATTCTATTGCCACTACGGTACAGGCTGCAGCTAGCAGCAGTAACCTTATTGGTACTTTTGAAGAGTTAACAACTGGAGGTTATGATCCGAATTATAATGCAAAATATTGGCTATATATCAACGAAGCTAATGAAAAAGATTTCTTAGGAAAAGATTTATTACTTTGGAATTTTGATTTTAGCAAACCGGATAAAAAAATAGTTTCTTATAAATTTGAAATCAGAGAGAATGCAGAAATGGTTCCTGCTGGAACACACAAGTTGTCTTCAGGAGTAGGATTTTTCTATAAAGCGTCTAATGGTTCTGTACAAGAAGCAAAACAAGGAGATGTAATTCCTGTAAGCTCTAAATCTTATAATTTATATTATGGAGAGCCTAATAAAGGAACTCTTGCAACTAAGGAAACTGCTACTACGCTTTCCAGAACAACAGTTGTATACAATCCTGCAATCAGTAATTATATAGTTAGATTCGACCCAGATTGGAAAAAGCAGATATTGAGGTTTATGATATGA
- a CDS encoding signal peptidase → MKTINKLVFALFFFTTILVSADPDDMPVPGGGGTGGHGTGGAPSAPIDMYVYLLAVVAVAFIAFYTKKYKNIKA, encoded by the coding sequence ATGAAAACTATAAATAAACTAGTATTTGCATTGTTTTTCTTTACCACAATATTGGTAAGTGCGGATCCTGATGATATGCCGGTTCCCGGAGGTGGAGGAACAGGAGGTCACGGTACGGGAGGAGCTCCATCAGCACCAATTGATATGTATGTATATTTACTGGCTGTGGTAGCTGTTGCGTTCATCGCATTTTATACTAAGAAGTATAAAAATATAAAAGCATAA
- a CDS encoding TlpA family protein disulfide reductase — MKKIYTLSAVLAAFALQAQFTVTVQTPADFKDKDAILYTLNGSKDIIVTKEQSKNNTWTFKYPNNYMGMMKIYFPTTNNTVSFISENKNVNFKLDIQNNKVKDVVYLDEANELMSKQQEGSQKKELILPALAQIKEYYKDNTDFGKALKTEIDRLSGTASSIDAAKHPFISYYNTNYSKFLGNSAEGAKKVDQDEIINFLDKSNDMLESSSLLRPVLVSYLNSGGNTNVGGSVDKLLERLKVETPRGQTVLSELIDIFDVYQMDEFKSKYLGMAKNLKCTINDRLASTLKSNANVEMGALFPNYKFQSATNTTAKSLHDVKADKKVIVFWSSTCSHCESELPKLLEKYNDLKAKNIQVIALSLDVDKDSYSKKIAAFPWINDSELRGWNSSYVDTYNVHATPTYFILDANNKIINKPDHVGNVLEYFMLK; from the coding sequence ATGAAAAAGATTTATACATTATCTGCGGTTTTAGCTGCATTTGCGCTGCAGGCTCAGTTTACAGTTACAGTTCAGACTCCAGCAGATTTTAAAGATAAGGATGCTATTCTATATACATTAAATGGTTCAAAAGACATTATTGTTACCAAAGAACAAAGTAAGAATAATACTTGGACGTTTAAATATCCAAATAACTATATGGGGATGATGAAGATTTACTTCCCTACAACCAACAATACAGTAAGCTTTATTTCTGAAAATAAGAATGTCAATTTCAAACTGGATATCCAGAATAATAAAGTGAAGGATGTTGTTTATCTGGATGAAGCCAATGAGCTGATGAGTAAACAACAGGAAGGTTCTCAAAAGAAAGAACTTATTTTACCTGCTTTAGCTCAGATTAAAGAATATTATAAAGACAATACAGACTTTGGAAAAGCTTTGAAAACAGAAATTGACAGGCTTTCCGGTACCGCTAGTTCTATTGATGCGGCAAAACATCCGTTTATTTCTTATTACAATACTAATTATAGCAAGTTTCTTGGAAACTCTGCAGAAGGTGCCAAAAAGGTTGATCAGGATGAGATCATCAATTTCCTTGATAAGTCTAATGATATGCTTGAAAGTTCATCGTTGCTAAGACCAGTATTGGTGTCTTATTTGAACTCCGGAGGTAATACGAATGTTGGAGGCTCAGTAGATAAGCTTTTAGAGCGTTTAAAGGTAGAAACACCAAGAGGGCAGACTGTATTATCTGAGCTTATCGATATTTTTGATGTTTACCAGATGGATGAGTTTAAAAGCAAATATCTTGGTATGGCTAAGAACCTTAAATGTACCATTAACGATAGATTGGCCTCTACATTGAAATCTAATGCGAATGTGGAAATGGGAGCTTTGTTCCCTAACTATAAGTTCCAGTCAGCAACAAATACTACGGCTAAATCTCTTCACGATGTGAAAGCTGATAAGAAGGTTATTGTGTTCTGGTCATCTACCTGCTCACACTGTGAAAGTGAACTTCCGAAGCTATTGGAGAAATACAATGATTTAAAAGCAAAAAATATTCAGGTTATTGCCTTATCTCTTGATGTGGATAAAGACTCTTATTCTAAAAAGATTGCTGCCTTCCCATGGATCAATGATTCAGAATTGAGAGGATGGAATAGTAGCTACGTGGATACATATAATGTACATGCAACTCCAACGTATTTTATTTTAGATGCTAATAACAAGATAATCAACAAACCAGATCATGTTGGGAATGTTTTAGAATATTTTATGTTAAAATAA
- a CDS encoding leucine-rich repeat domain-containing protein codes for MRSSILNILLFIPLLCSCQQYNNPAYDEKEKVLRDFPIENSTRMVMDSLWNKRDSLTYLRLKNLDLILMNETSTIPNWIGNFQKMKVFQVANEKKKVTFIPESIGKLSNLLQFDVPNNSITVLPNSFYSLKKLTYIDLRNNPIVSINDDINNLTNLESINLDGTVINKVPASICKLQKVKFLTLENTHISDLPQCLNNMSNLEWINISGTRITTIPIAILNAPKLETIDARGLKLKNFKEVKTICEKRNINFYYNE; via the coding sequence ATGAGAAGTAGCATCTTAAATATCTTACTATTTATCCCATTGTTATGTTCTTGCCAACAATACAATAACCCAGCCTATGATGAAAAAGAAAAAGTATTAAGAGATTTTCCTATAGAAAATAGCACAAGGATGGTTATGGATTCACTATGGAATAAAAGGGATTCACTTACTTATCTTAGACTTAAAAATCTTGATTTAATCTTAATGAATGAAACTTCTACGATTCCTAATTGGATTGGAAATTTTCAAAAAATGAAGGTATTTCAAGTTGCCAATGAAAAGAAAAAAGTTACATTTATTCCGGAAAGTATAGGGAAATTATCAAATTTACTTCAATTTGACGTTCCAAACAATAGTATAACTGTGCTCCCAAATTCCTTTTACAGCCTTAAAAAACTAACATATATTGATTTAAGAAATAACCCTATTGTATCAATCAATGATGATATAAACAATCTTACAAACTTAGAAAGTATTAATTTAGATGGAACTGTTATAAATAAAGTACCCGCTTCTATTTGTAAATTACAAAAAGTAAAATTTTTAACTTTAGAGAATACTCATATATCTGATTTACCTCAGTGCTTAAACAATATGTCCAATTTGGAGTGGATCAATATTTCAGGTACAAGAATAACAACAATCCCTATTGCTATTCTAAATGCACCTAAACTAGAAACAATTGACGCAAGAGGCTTAAAACTCAAAAATTTTAAAGAAGTTAAAACTATCTGCGAAAAAAGAAATATTAACTTTTATTATAATGAATGA